Proteins encoded within one genomic window of Columba livia isolate bColLiv1 breed racing homer chromosome 1, bColLiv1.pat.W.v2, whole genome shotgun sequence:
- the ATP1A1 gene encoding sodium/potassium-transporting ATPase subunit alpha-1, with protein sequence MGKGAGRDKYEPTATSEHGTNKKKGKKKKERDMDELKKEVSMDDHKLSLDELHRKYGTDLNRGLTAARAAEILARDGPNSLTPPPTTPEWVKFCRQLFGGFSLLLWIGAILCFLAYGIQSVMEEEPNNDNLYLGVVLAAVVIITGCFSYYQEAKSSKIMESFKNMVPQQALVVRNGEKISINAEGVVVGDLVEVKGGDRIPADLRIISAHGCKVDNSSLTGESEPQTRSPDFSHENPLETRNIAFFSTNCVEGTARGIVISTGDRTVMGRIASLASGLEGGKTPIAMEIEHFIHLITGVAVFLGVTFFILSLILEYTWLEAVIFLIGIIVANVPEGLLATVTVCLTLTAKRMARKNCLVKNLEAVETLGSTSTICSDKTGTLTQNRMTVAHMWFDNQIHEADTTENQSGASFDKTSATWTALSRVAGLCNRAVFQANQENVPILKRAVAGDASESALLKCIELCCGSVKEMRERYPKVVEIPFNSTNKYQLSIHKNANPSESRYLLVMKGAPERILDRCSTILIHGKEQPLDEEMKDAFQNAYLELGGLGERVLGFCHLALPDDQFPEGFQFDTDEVNFPVDKLCFVGLMSMIDPPRAAVPDAVGKCRSAGIKVIMVTGDHPITAKAIAKGVGIISEGNETVEDIAARLNIPVSQVNPRDAKACVVHGTDLKDMTSEQLDDILTHHTEIVFARTSPQQKLIIVEGCQRQGAIVAVTGDGVNDSPALKKADIGVAMGIAGSDVSKQAADMILLDDNFASIVTGVEEGRLIFDNLKKSIAYTLTSNIPEITPFLIFIIANIPLPLGTVTILCIDLGTDMVPAISLAYEQAESDIMKRQPRNPKTDKLVNERLISMAYGQIGMIQALGGFFTYFVIMAENGFWPSGLLGIRVQWDDRWVNDVEDSYGQQWTYEQRKIVEFTCHTAFFVSIVVVQWADLIICKTRRNSVFQQGMKNKILIFGLFEETALAAFLSYCPGMDVALRMYPLKPTWWFCAFPYSLLIFLYDEIRKLIIRRNPGGWVEKETYY encoded by the exons ATGGGCAAGGGG GCTGGAAGAGATAAATATGAGCCTACTGCTACATCAGAGCATGGCACCAAcaagaaaaaggggaagaagaagaaggagagggacATGGATGAACTTAAAAAGGAAGTCTCAATG GATGACCACAAGCTGAGCCTTGATGAACTTCATCGTAAATATGGAACAGACTTGAATCGG GGTTTGACTGCTGCACGTGCAGCTGAGATTCTGGCTCGTGATGGCCCAAATTCTCTCACGCCCCCACCCACAACTCCTGAATGGGTCAAATTCTGTCGGCAGCTCTTTGGAGGATTCTCGCTTCTGTTGTGGATTGGTGctattctgtgttttctggctTATGGGATACAAAGTGTGATGGAGGAGGAGCCCAACAACGATAAT CTGTACCTGGGTGTTGTGTTGGCAGCTGTGGTTATCATTACTGGCTGTTTCTCTTATTACCAAGAAGCAAAAAGTtccaagatcatggagtccttCAAGAACATGGTGCCTCAG CAAGCTCTTGTAGTCAGAAATGGTGAGAAGATCAGCATAAATGCTGAAGGTGTTGTAGTTGGAGATCTAGTGGAGGTGAAAGGAGGAGACAGAATTCCAGCTGACCTTCGGATCATATCTGCACATGGTTGCAAG GTGGATAACTCCTCACTTACTGGTGAATCAGAGCCTCAGACCAGGTCTCCAGACTTCTCCCACGAGAACCCTCTGGAGACTAGGAACATTGCCTTCTTTTCCACCAACTGTGTGGAAG GCACTGCCCGTGGCATTGTCATTAGCACTGGGGATCGCACTGTGATGGGCCGCATTGCCAGTCTGGCTTCTGGACTGGAAGGGGGGAAAACTCCAATTGCCATGGAGATTGAGCACTTTATTCACCTCATCACTGGTGTGGCTGTCTTCCTGGGTGTCACCTTCTTCATCCTTTCACTCATCCTTGAGTACACGTGGCTGGAGGCTGTAATATTCCTTATTGGGATCATTGTTGCTAATGTCCCTGAGGGGCTGCTTGCAACGGTCACG GTATGTCTGACACTAACAGCCAAGCGCATGGCTCGTAAGAACTGCTTGGTGAAGAATCTGGAAGCTGTGGAAACCCTGGGTTCCACATCTACTATTTGTTCTGACAAAACAGGCACTCTGACACAGAACCGCATGACGGTTGCACACATGTGGTTTGACAATCAGATTCATGAGGCTGATACTACAGAGAATCAGAGTG GTGCTTCCTTTGACAAGACCTCAGCTACTTGGACTGCTTTGTCCAGGGTTGCAGGTCTCTGTAACCGTGCTGTGTTTCAAGCCAACCAGGAAAATGTACCAATTCTTAAG AGAGCAGTAGCAGGAGATGCCTCTGAGTCTGCACTTCTGAAATGCATTGAATTGTGCTGTGGTTCTGTCAAGGAGATGAGAGAAAGGTATCCCAAAGTGGTGGAAATACCATTTAACTCTACCAACAAGTACCAG CTGTCTATCCACAAAAATGCAAATCCATCAGAATCCCGTTACTTGCTGGTGATGAAGGGAGCTCCAGAGAGGATCTTGGATCGCTGCAGCACCATTCTTATCCATGGCAAAGAGCAACCGCTGGATGAGGAAATGAAAGATGCTTTTCAAAATGCCTACCTTGAGTTGGGAGGCCTTGGGGAGAGAGTGTTAG GATTCTGTCACTTGGCTCTGCCTGATGATCAGTTCCCTGAAGGCTTCCAGTTTGATACAGACGAAGTGAACTTTCCTGTAGACAAACTCTGCTTTGTGGGACTGATGTCTATGATTGACCCTCCTCGTGCTGCTGTGCCAGATGCTGTTGGCAAATGCAGAAGCGCTGGGATCAAG GTTATCATGGTTACTGGAGACCATCCGATCACAGCCAAAGCCATTGCGAAGGGTGTTGGCATAATCTCTGAGGGCAATGAAACCGTAGAAGATATTGCTGCTCGACTCAACATTCCTGTCAGCCAGGTCAACCCTAG GGATGCCAAAGCTTGTGTTGTTCATGGCACAGATTTGAAGGACATGACTAGTGAGCAGCTGGATGACATCCTGACTCATCATACAGAAATTGTCTTTGCCAGGACATCTCCTCAGCAGAAGCTTATAATTGTGGAAGGCTGTCAGCGACAG GGTGCCATTGTAGCGGTCACAGGTGATGGTGTGAATGATTCCCCAGCCCTGAAGAAGGCTGACATTGGTGTTGCTATGGGTATTGCTGGCTCAGATGTGTCCAAGCAGGCAGCTGACATGATTCTGCTGGATGATAACTTTGCCTCCATTGTCACTGGGGTTGAAGAAG GGCGTCTGATCTTTGATAACCTGAAGAAGTCTATTGCTTACACCTTGACCAGTAACATTCCTGAAATCACGCCGTTCCTGATCTTCATCATTGCGAACATACCCCTTCCACTGGGAACAGTCACCATCCTCTGCATTGACTTGGGCACTGACATG GTCCCTGCTATCTCCCTGGCATATGAGCAAGCAGAGAGTGACATCATGAAGAGGCAGCCCAGAAATCCCAAGACAGACAAGCTGGTGAATGAGCGGCTGATCAGCATGGCCTATGGGCAGATTG GTATGATCCAGGCCCTTGGAGGTTTCTTCACCTATTTTGTAATCATGGCAGAGAATGGGTTCTGGCCTTCTGGCTTGCTGGGGATCAGAGTTCAGTGGGACGACCGATGGGTTAATGATGTGGAAGACAGCTATGGACAGCAATGG ACCTATGAACAGAGGAAAATAGTGGAGTTCACTTGCCATACAGCCTTCTTTGTCAGCATTGTGGTAGTGCAGTGGGCAGACTTGATCATTTGTAAGACCAGAAGAAACTCTGTCTTCCAGCAAGGAATGAA GAACAAGATCTTAATATTTGGTCTCTTTGAGGAGACTGCTTTGGCTGCCTTCCTCTCCTACTGCCCTGGAATGGATGTTGCTCTAAGAATGTACCCTCTCAA GCCAACCTGGTGGTTCTGCGCTTTCCCATACTCCCTCCTCATATTCCTGTATGATGAAATCAGAAAGCTCATTATCAGACGCAACCCTGGTG GTTGGGTGGAAAAAGAGACCTACTACTAA